A genomic region of Papaver somniferum cultivar HN1 chromosome 7, ASM357369v1, whole genome shotgun sequence contains the following coding sequences:
- the LOC113295188 gene encoding protein MAINTENANCE OF MERISTEMS-like — MTITPDDSKQILDLTIEGKSFYEGFDNNMSWEDLYVLVKDTLGWERAEMEKQFKWVGGDKPDEPREGPSTPVKKIMLKNLKDMFGGTRKAVEERREVIDVTRARRTTTAYLLHSLGTIFFPDNSGNRVNVHYLQWLKNLQETKEYAWGTATLAYLLDSFRKASRVGATDLAGNVGLFQAWVYDHFPGMIPSTTWSDDDAGPTGKKFVFTGTQTKHKEDNISTLRL; from the exons atgacAATAACGCCGGATGATTCGAAGCAAATCTTGGACTTAACCATTGAGGGAAAATCTTTTTATGAAGGTTTTGACAATAATATGAGTTGGGAAGACCTTTATGTCCTTGTCAAAGACACACTTGGATGGGAGAGAGCTGAGATGGAGAAACAGTTTAAGTGGGTTGGTGGAGATAAACCAGATGAACCAAGAGAAGGTCCATCTACACCTGTCAAGAAGATAATGTTGAAGAATCTGAAAGATATGTTTGGAGGAACACGAAAGGCAGTGGAAGAACGTCGGGAGGTGATAGATGTAACAAGAGCTCGTCGTACAACCACCGCATACCTATTGCATTCCCTTGGTACCATATTCTTTCCTGATAACTCGGGGAACCGAGTAAATGTGCACTATCTACAATGGTTAAAAAATCTCCAGGAGACCAAAGAGTATGCTTGGGGCACTGCCACCCTCGCTTATTTACTTGATTCTTTTCGAAAAGCTTCGAGGGTTGGAGCCACTGACCTTGCTGGGAATGTTGGTCTTTTTCAG GCATGGGTATATGACCACTTTCCGGGCATGATACCTTCTACAACTTGGTCAGACGATGACGCTGGTCCTACAGGAAAAAAGTTTGTATTCACTGGCACCCAAACAAAGCACAAAGAAGATAATATATCTACTTTAAGGTTGTAA
- the LOC113295189 gene encoding protein FAR1-RELATED SEQUENCE 5-like — protein sequence MQQLRHLGEKYNYSVFHNEDDDRQIKNLILDHPEFIRLARCSNQVLLMDCTYKTNKYEMSVLNIVGQTSTNSPFSVAFFFLENELEESYVWALEQVKLFYVEGYTPKVIVTDKEQALLNAIARVFPDAHHLLCTFHLWNKIETKCNTIIRPTKKSEMARIKTLPVDQQEQAKEKFKKDDKLAELRWASFQDDWDAMADSLTVEDYEERSCMLLDSLRIQVW from the coding sequence atgcaacaattaaggcatttgggaGAGAAGTataattactcggtttttcaTAACGAAGATGATGATCGCCAAATAAAGAATCTCATATTGGATCATCCCGAGTTTATACGGTTGGCTCGGTGCTCCAATCAAGTACTTTtaatggattgcacgtacaagaccaacaagtatgAGATGTCGGTATTGAACATTGTTGGACAAACTTCCACCAACTCTCCATTTAGTGTCGCGTTTTTCTTCTTGGAAAATGAGCTTGAAGAGAGTTATGTGTGGGCACTAGAACAAGTGAAGTTATTCTACGTGGAAGGATATACTCCAAAAGTCATTGTCACCGACAAGGAACAAGCATTATTGAACGCAATAGCGAGGGTTTTCCCGGATGCTCATCACCTTCTTTGCACATTCCACCTATGGAATAAAATTGAAACTAAATGTAATACCATAATTCGTCCAACAAAGAAAAGTGAAATGGCGAGAATAAAGACACTACCGGTAGATCAACAAGAACAAGCCAAAGAAAAATTcaagaaggatgacaagttggcggaactaaGATGGGCTAGTTTCCAAGATGATTGGGATGCCATGGCAGACTCTCTCACCGTGGAAGATTATGAAGAAAGATCATGTATGTTATTGGATAGTTTGAGAATCCAAGTATGGTGA
- the LOC113298365 gene encoding receptor protein kinase TMK1-like → MKKTHFQLRVLTLFLLLFPLLLLTVSSQTNPNDVDVMVELQKSLSSSKDLGWSDPDPCKWVDIYCNENRVKRIQLKNSGLTGTLPSSLKKLTSLERLELQGNQISGDLPSLSGLSSLQVVVVSNNKFSSIPLDFFSGLTSIQAIDLDGNPFTSWEIPDSFKSASTIVNFSANSANIVGKIPDFFDQNSFPALQSFHVANNNLEGGLPKSFATSSIQSLWLNGQASATKLIGNISVLSNMKSLSQVWLQTNKFSGPLPDFTNLSNLKELNLRDNLFTGPVPSSLTGLKSLQILSLTNNQLQGPVPEFDSSVKLDLKVETNSFCKSTPGDCDHRVNVLLSFAKSLGYPLKFAQNWKGSDPCNQYLGISCDGRDITRLNFQKSSLTGSISPDIVSLKSLKRIVLADNNLTGTIPEELKDLPNLELLDVSNNQLSGKIPDFRNNVEVRTTGNPEIGKDIPSPPGSPSGGSPGPSGSDPGPSRGRSKKSSISVGAIVGSVFGGVFIFALLGMICFCLYKRKQKRFGRVQSPNAMVVHPRHSGSDPEILKITVTGSTANAGGSSENYSQASSGPSDTHVVEAGNMVISIQVLRNVTNNFSQENILGRGGFGTVYKGELDDGTRIAVKRMEGGVMSGKGLHEFMSEIAVLTKVRHRHLVALLGYCLDGNERLLVYEYMPQGTLSQHLFNWNEGVFKPLDWTRRLSIALDVARGVEYLHGLAQQSFIHRDLKPSNILLGDDMRAKVADFGLVRNAPTGKFSVETKLAGTFGYLAPEYAATGRVTTKVDVYSFGVILMELITGRKALDETQPEESMHLVSWFRRMHLSKENFSKAIDPTIDITEETMVTIKTVSELAGHCCAREPYQRPDMSHIVNTLSSLVELWKPAEPDDEDMYGIDLDMTLPQALKKWQQFEGSSSNLEATSSFLASVDNTQTSIPTRPSGFADTFTSADGR, encoded by the exons ATGAAAAAAACCCATTTCCAACTTAGGGTTTTGACCCTATTTCTCCTGCTATTTCCATTACTACTACTCACTGTAAGCTCTCAAACAAACCCTAATGATGTTGATGTAATGGTTGAATTACAGAAGAGTTTGAGCTCTTCAAAAGATCTAGGATGGTCTGATCCAGATCCTTGTAAATGGGTAGACATTTATTGTAATGAAAATAGGGTTAAGCGGATTCAACTTAAAAATTCAGGTCTTACTGGTACTCTCCCAAGCAGTCTGAAGAAGTTAACATCTTTGGAAAGGTTAGAACTCCAAGGGAATCAAATCTCCGGGGATCTACCAAGCTTAAGTGGGTTGAGTTCATTACAAGTAGTAGTGGTAAGTAATAATAAGTTCTCTTCCATCCCTCTTGATTTCTTTTCTGGGCTTACTTCGATTCAAGCGATTGATTTAGATGGCAATCCTTTTACATCTTGGGAAATTCCTGATAGTTTCAAAAGTGCTTCAACGATTGTAAATTTTTCTGCTAATTCAGCTAATATTGTAgggaaaatccctgatttctttgACCAAAATAGTTTTCCTGCTTTACAATCATTCCATGTGGCTAATAATAACCTTGAAGGTGGACTTCCTAAAAGTTTTGCTACTTCTTCTATACAATCTCTTTGGTTGAACGGACAGGCAAGTGCTACCAAACTCATTGGAAATATCAGTGTTTTGTCGAATATGAAATCTTTGTCCCAAGTTTGGTTACAAACTAACAAGTTTTCTGGGCCTTTACCTGATTTCACAAATCTAAGTAACCTGAAGGAATTAAATCTAAGAGATAACCTGTTTACTGGTCCTGTTCCTTCATCTCTAACGGGTCTTAAAAGTCTGCAAATCTTAAGCTTGACAAATAATCAGCTTCAAGGGCCTGTACCTGAATTTGATAGTTCTGTGAAATTAGACTTGAAGGTGGAAACGAACAGCTTCTGTAAGTCTACTCCTGGTGATTGTGATCACCGTGTCAATGTATTACTTTCCTTTGCGAAGTCGCTGGGTTATCCTCTTAAGTTTGCACAAAATTGGAAGGGAAGTGATCCTTGTAACCAGTATTTGGGAATCAGTTGCGATGGTAGAGATATTACTCGTCTTAATTTTCAGAAATCTAGTCTTACTGGTTCCATTTCTCCTGATATTGTGTCGCTTAAATCACTAAAAAGAATTGTTCTTGCTGACAATAACCTAACTGGTACTATTCCAGAAGAGCTGAAGGATCTGCCTAATCTCGAATTACTTGATGTTTCAAACAATCAGCTTTCTGGAAAGATACCAGATTTTCGTAATAATGTGGAAGTGAGGACAACTGGAAACCCAGAAATTGGGAAGGATATCCCTTCACCTCCAGGAAGCCCATCTGGTGGTTCACCTGGTCCTTCAGGTAGCGACCCTGGTCCTTCAAGGGGTAGAAGCAAGAAATCGTCGATTTCAGTAGGAGCCATTGTGGGTTCTGTATTTGGGGGAGTTTTTATATTTGCTTTGCTTGGAATGATCTGTTTCTGTCtgtacaaaagaaaacaaaagcggTTTGGTAGAGTTCAAAGCCCCAACGCAATGGTGGTCCATCCTCGCCACTCAGGATCTGATCCTGAGATCCTCAAGATTACTGTTACAGGTTCAACTGCGAATGCTGGTGGAtcaagtgaaaactacagccaaGCAAGCAGCGGCCCAAGTGATACACATGTTGTTGAAGCAGGAAATATGGTGATTTCAATTCAAGTGTTGAGAAACGTTACAAACAATTTTAGTCAAGAGAATATTTTAGGTCGGGGTGGATTTGGAACAGTTTACAAAGGGGAACTAGATGATGGAACAAGGATTGCAGTCAAAAGAATGGAAGGTGGAGTTATGAGTGGTAAAGGATTGCACGAGTTCATGTCTGAAATTGCTGTTCTTACTAAAGTTCGTCATCGCCATCTTGTTGCTCTTCTTGGATACTGTTTGGATGGAAATGAAAGGCTGCTTGTTTATGAGTATATGCCACAAGGAACTCTTAgtcaacatctttttaattggaATGAAGGAGTGTTTAAGCCTCTTGATTGGACTAGAAGGTTAAGCATTGCGTTAGACGTTGCTAGGGGTGTTGAGTATCTTCATGGTTTAGCCCAACAAAGTTTCATCCACAGAGACCTTAAACCCTCAAACATTCTTCTAGGTGATGACATGAGGGCTAAGGTAGCTGATTTCGGTCTTGTTCGTAATGCTCCTACTGGGAAGTTTTCTGTTGAAACAAAACTTGCTGGAACTTTTGGATATCTTGCCCCAGAATATGCAG CAACTGGAAGAGTAACGACCAAGGTTGACGTGTACAGTTTCGGTGTGATTTTAATGGAGCTAATAACAGGTAGAAAGGCACTTGACGAAACCCAACCAGAAGAGAGCATGCACTTAGTGTCTTGGTTCCGAAGAATGCACCTCAGCAAAGAAAACTTCTCTAAAGCAATTGACCCTACAATCGACATCACTGAAGAGACAATGGTGACCATTAAAACTGTCTCAGAACTAGCTGGTCACTGCTGTGCAAGGGAACCTTATCAAAGACCTGATATGAGTCACATAGTAAACACATTATCATCTCTGGTGGAGCTTTGGAAACCAGCAGAACCAGATGATGAAGACATGTATGGAATCGATCTCGATATGACACTTCCTCAAGCACTTAAAAAATGGCAGCAATTTGAGGGAAGCAGTAGCAATCTTGAAGCAACGTCTTCTTTCCTTGCTAGTGTGGATAACACCCAGACCAGCATCCCCACTCGGCCATCAGGGTTTGCTGATACGTTTACGTCTGCTGATGGGAGGTGA